One genomic region from Bacillus aquiflavi encodes:
- a CDS encoding DUF1292 domain-containing protein → MDNGENQITVIDEEGNEQLYEILFTFDSEEYNKSYVLYYPVGAEEDENEEIEIHASSYVSGDEDDAQGDLKPIETDEEWDMIEEMLETFLAQEEEENE, encoded by the coding sequence ATGGATAACGGAGAAAATCAAATTACCGTAATCGATGAAGAAGGAAACGAACAGTTGTATGAAATACTATTTACGTTTGACTCAGAAGAATATAATAAATCTTATGTACTATATTATCCAGTCGGTGCAGAAGAAGATGAGAATGAAGAAATTGAAATTCATGCTTCAAGTTATGTAAGCGGTGATGAAGATGATGCTCAAGGTGATTTAAAGCCGATTGAAACGGATGAAGAATGGGATATGATCGAGGAAATGCTCGAAACATTCTTAGCTCAGGAAGAAGAGGAGAATGAGTAG
- the ruvX gene encoding Holliday junction resolvase RuvX, whose amino-acid sequence MRTMGLDVGSKTVGVALSDELGWTAQGLETIQIDEEKNVFGIDKIGTIIKEYEVSKIVVGLPKNMNGTIGPRGEASQKFADLLEKTFGLPVILWDERLTTMAAERVLLEADMSRKKRKKVIDKMAAVMILQGFLDSKN is encoded by the coding sequence ATGCGAACGATGGGGTTAGACGTCGGCTCTAAAACAGTCGGTGTTGCACTCAGTGATGAATTGGGCTGGACAGCCCAAGGTTTAGAAACGATTCAAATTGATGAAGAAAAAAACGTATTTGGAATTGACAAAATCGGTACAATAATTAAAGAGTACGAAGTTAGTAAAATTGTTGTTGGTCTTCCTAAAAATATGAATGGGACAATCGGACCAAGAGGTGAAGCAAGTCAAAAATTTGCCGACCTTTTAGAAAAAACATTCGGCTTACCTGTCATACTGTGGGACGAGCGTTTAACAACAATGGCGGCTGAGAGAGTATTGCTTGAAGCGGATATGAGTCGTAAAAAACGCAAGAAAGTAATTGATAAAATGGCCGCGGTAATGATTTTGCAAGGATTTTTGGATAGTAAAAATTAA
- a CDS encoding IreB family regulatory phosphoprotein yields MSSYDKTMRFNFSEEPFEHDVNEVLLHVYKALQEKGYNPINQIVGYLLSGDPAYIPRHQDARNIIRKLERDEIIEELVKSYLKEHRKG; encoded by the coding sequence GTGAGTTCATATGATAAGACGATGAGATTTAACTTTTCTGAAGAACCTTTCGAGCATGACGTCAATGAAGTTTTATTGCATGTGTATAAAGCTTTGCAAGAAAAAGGCTATAACCCAATTAACCAAATTGTCGGTTATTTATTGTCAGGGGATCCTGCATATATCCCTCGTCATCAAGACGCACGCAATATTATCCGTAAGCTGGAACGGGACGAAATTATTGAAGAATTAGTAAAGTCTTATTTAAAAGAGCATCGAAAGGGGTAA
- the alaS gene encoding alanine--tRNA ligase codes for MKQLKSAEIRAMFLDFFKEKNHSIEPSSPLVPHEDPSLLWINSGVATLKKYFDGRVIPKNPRIANAQKSIRTNDIENVGKTARHHTFFEMLGNFSIGDYFKEEAIVWAWEFLTDKKWIGFEEERLSVTVHPEDDEAYHIWKTKIGIPEKRIIRLEGNFWDIGEGPSGPNTEIFYDRGPEYGNDPHDSELYPGGENDRYLEVWNLVFSEFNHNPDGTYTSLPKKNIDTGMGLERMASVIQNVPTNYETDLFMPIIKAIELIAGEKYGVDQEKDVAFKVIADHIRTVAFAVGDGALPSNEGRGYVLRRLLRRAVRYAKHLNINRPFMFELVPKVGEIMHSFYPEVKDKADFIQKVIKNEEERFHETLHDGLVKLANVISREKAAGNDTIQGVDIFQLYDTYGFPIELTEEYAKEEGLKVDHAGFEKEMERQRERARAARQEVDSMQVQGGVLGEIMEESMFVGYDQLQTKSKVLVIVKNGKIVSEATEGDEIQFILDVTPFYAESGGQIADEGTIEGEGVKVLIKDVKKAPNGQNLHKGIVESGTIKVNQHVKASINELTRAKITKNHTATHLLHQALKDVLGDHVNQAGSSVEPDRLRFDFSHFGQVKQEELEQIEAIVNNKIWQSIDLKIENKSLTDAKAMGAMALFGEKYGEIVRVVQIDRYSIELCGGCHVPNTAVIGLFKIVSEGGIGAGTRRIEAVTGEAAYKLLNDQIGLLEEVAAKLKTNTKDVVNRVDSLLMEVKQLQRENDSLTAKMMNVEAGNLKDKAKAVNGITFLAEKVQATDMNSLRNMADDLKQKLGSGIIVLGSVNGEKVQLIAAVTKDLIAKGYHAGKVIKEVAKRCGGGGGGRPDMAQAGGKDPNKLEEALKFVEDWIKSV; via the coding sequence ATGAAGCAACTAAAAAGTGCTGAAATTCGTGCAATGTTTTTAGATTTTTTTAAAGAAAAAAATCACTCAATTGAACCTAGTTCTCCACTAGTACCTCATGAAGATCCATCGCTATTGTGGATTAATAGCGGGGTTGCAACATTAAAAAAATATTTTGACGGACGTGTAATTCCAAAAAATCCGCGGATCGCAAATGCTCAAAAGTCTATTCGAACAAATGACATTGAAAATGTAGGTAAAACGGCTCGCCATCATACGTTTTTTGAAATGCTTGGAAACTTTTCAATTGGTGACTATTTCAAAGAAGAGGCGATTGTTTGGGCTTGGGAATTTTTAACTGATAAAAAGTGGATTGGTTTCGAGGAAGAACGTTTGTCGGTAACTGTTCATCCAGAAGATGATGAAGCTTATCATATTTGGAAAACGAAAATTGGTATTCCAGAAAAGCGAATTATTCGCTTGGAAGGGAATTTTTGGGATATAGGTGAAGGTCCAAGTGGTCCAAATACAGAGATTTTCTATGATCGCGGTCCAGAGTATGGAAATGATCCGCATGACTCTGAGTTATACCCGGGAGGAGAAAATGACCGATATTTAGAAGTTTGGAACCTTGTTTTCTCGGAATTTAATCATAACCCAGATGGAACATATACTTCACTTCCTAAGAAAAATATTGATACAGGAATGGGTCTTGAGCGGATGGCATCAGTTATTCAGAACGTTCCTACAAACTATGAGACTGATTTATTTATGCCAATTATAAAAGCTATCGAATTAATAGCTGGGGAAAAATATGGCGTTGATCAAGAGAAGGATGTAGCATTTAAAGTAATTGCTGATCACATTCGGACAGTCGCTTTTGCAGTCGGCGATGGTGCGTTGCCTTCAAATGAAGGAAGAGGATACGTATTGCGCCGTCTATTGCGCCGGGCTGTTCGCTATGCAAAACATCTTAATATTAATCGTCCGTTCATGTTTGAACTCGTTCCAAAAGTCGGTGAAATCATGCATAGCTTTTACCCTGAAGTAAAAGATAAGGCAGATTTTATTCAGAAAGTGATTAAAAATGAGGAGGAACGTTTTCACGAAACGCTTCATGATGGACTTGTTAAATTAGCAAATGTGATTAGCCGTGAAAAAGCAGCAGGTAATGATACAATTCAAGGAGTTGATATTTTTCAACTTTATGATACGTACGGTTTTCCTATTGAGTTAACAGAAGAGTATGCAAAAGAAGAAGGATTGAAAGTCGATCATGCTGGTTTTGAAAAGGAGATGGAGCGTCAGCGTGAGCGAGCAAGGGCGGCGCGTCAAGAGGTTGATTCTATGCAAGTTCAAGGTGGAGTATTGGGCGAGATTATGGAAGAAAGTATGTTTGTCGGCTACGATCAACTACAAACAAAATCAAAAGTATTAGTTATTGTTAAAAATGGAAAAATAGTAAGCGAAGCAACAGAAGGAGATGAAATACAATTTATTTTAGACGTCACTCCTTTCTATGCTGAAAGCGGAGGTCAAATTGCCGATGAGGGAACAATTGAGGGAGAAGGTGTTAAAGTTTTAATTAAAGATGTTAAGAAAGCACCAAACGGACAAAATCTCCATAAAGGAATTGTTGAGTCAGGGACAATTAAAGTGAATCAGCATGTTAAAGCATCAATAAACGAATTAACGAGAGCTAAAATCACAAAAAACCATACCGCAACTCACTTGTTGCATCAAGCATTGAAAGATGTACTAGGAGATCATGTTAATCAAGCTGGTTCATCAGTTGAGCCTGATCGTCTCCGTTTTGATTTTTCTCATTTTGGACAAGTTAAACAGGAAGAGTTAGAGCAAATTGAAGCGATTGTTAATAATAAAATTTGGCAAAGTATTGATCTAAAAATCGAAAATAAATCATTGACTGATGCAAAAGCGATGGGGGCAATGGCTCTATTTGGTGAAAAATACGGTGAGATTGTGAGAGTAGTGCAAATTGACCGCTACAGTATAGAACTATGTGGTGGATGCCACGTTCCGAATACAGCAGTTATTGGTTTATTTAAAATCGTTTCAGAAGGTGGAATTGGTGCCGGAACACGTCGAATTGAAGCTGTAACAGGGGAAGCGGCATATAAGTTATTAAATGATCAAATCGGATTATTAGAAGAAGTCGCTGCAAAACTAAAAACAAATACAAAAGATGTGGTGAACCGTGTTGATAGCTTATTAATGGAAGTGAAGCAGCTGCAACGGGAAAACGATTCACTTACTGCAAAAATGATGAACGTAGAAGCCGGAAATCTTAAGGATAAAGCAAAAGCTGTGAACGGAATTACTTTTCTTGCTGAAAAAGTTCAAGCAACTGATATGAATAGTCTTCGCAATATGGCTGACGATTTAAAGCAAAAGCTAGGATCTGGAATTATCGTTCTTGGAAGTGTAAATGGAGAAAAGGTGCAGTTAATTGCTGCTGTCACGAAAGATTTAATTGCTAAAGGCTATCATGCTGGAAAAGTAATTAAAGAGGTTGCTAAACGCTGTGGCGGCGGGGGCGGTGGACGTCCTGACATGGCCCAAGCAGGTGGAAAAGACCCTAACAAGCTTGAAGAAGCGTTAAAATTTGTTGAGGATTGGATAAAATCCGTTTAA
- a CDS encoding AI-2E family transporter, which translates to MDIQIKWFYRLGFLLLLFIVTFIFWKLQQVWLPILKVTMTILSPFLIAAFITYLLNPIIERLHDSGLHRGVSVLIIYLLFFGGVGYALYKGIPVFIDELKDLSEDVPAFAEQYRNWLSSIQKEAAAWPNGIKERIYDGIIEMEKAIDRFLTSILNGMLNVLNAFVLIALIPFIAFYMLKDYNVLKKAVWYLTPRKWRKEGVLFLQDVDQSLGGYIRGQLLVCVIVGALSALLLWLIGMKYALLLGFIIGITNVIPYFGPLIGAFPAVVIAATTSMKMVVITLVIVFTLQFVEGNILSPFIVGKTLQMHPLLIMFSLLAGGEIAGILGLILAVPVLAILRVGLLHGRVHFAKRKRESEST; encoded by the coding sequence GTGGATATCCAAATAAAATGGTTTTACCGGCTTGGGTTTCTTCTCCTTTTGTTTATTGTGACGTTTATCTTTTGGAAGCTTCAACAAGTGTGGCTTCCAATTTTAAAAGTGACGATGACAATTTTATCACCATTTCTTATTGCAGCATTTATTACTTATTTATTAAATCCTATAATTGAAAGACTGCATGACAGCGGTTTACATAGAGGAGTCTCCGTGTTAATCATTTATTTATTGTTTTTTGGAGGAGTAGGCTATGCACTTTATAAAGGCATTCCCGTATTTATTGATGAATTAAAGGATTTATCTGAAGATGTTCCGGCTTTTGCTGAGCAATATCGAAATTGGCTCAGTAGTATTCAAAAGGAAGCTGCCGCATGGCCGAATGGGATTAAAGAACGAATTTATGATGGAATCATCGAGATGGAAAAAGCAATTGATCGTTTTTTAACAAGTATTCTAAATGGAATGTTAAATGTTTTAAATGCCTTTGTATTAATTGCTTTAATTCCTTTTATTGCTTTTTATATGCTTAAAGATTATAACGTTCTAAAAAAAGCTGTTTGGTATTTAACACCTCGTAAATGGAGGAAAGAAGGAGTTTTATTTTTACAAGATGTTGATCAATCTTTAGGAGGATATATTAGAGGACAACTTTTAGTTTGTGTGATTGTAGGTGCTTTGTCTGCTTTATTGTTATGGCTAATTGGGATGAAATACGCACTGCTCCTAGGTTTTATAATTGGTATAACAAATGTAATCCCATACTTTGGTCCTCTTATCGGTGCATTTCCAGCTGTTGTGATTGCGGCAACAACGTCAATGAAAATGGTTGTGATTACTTTAGTAATTGTATTTACTTTACAGTTTGTTGAAGGAAATATTTTATCACCGTTTATCGTAGGAAAAACGTTGCAAATGCATCCATTGTTAATTATGTTTTCTTTGCTTGCAGGCGGAGAAATTGCGGGTATTCTTGGTTTAATTCTTGCTGTTCCTGTTTTAGCCATTTTGCGGGTTGGACTTCTTCATGGGCGTGTGCATTTTGCGAAACGTAAGCGTGAGTCAGAATCAACCTAA
- a CDS encoding Imm64 family immunity protein: MGSNISLGIVYASKQLANAENITRNVSNLFVSDDGYIKSFKYSTDLQGTKWKEFSGINSELAKSMYSSLINSYYGSITIMSNLFNEKLKEMVISIEVTNEYFGFLVDIKEELLEGINLDELEENIINFFMKNYECLKFNYAFCDHEAEIEFSPDEIAHMTDEVYSILLLQVNNELVLEKSSWKIDGLTER, from the coding sequence ATGGGAAGTAATATTAGTCTAGGAATTGTTTATGCTAGTAAACAGTTAGCAAATGCCGAAAATATTACAAGAAATGTTAGTAATCTTTTCGTAAGTGATGATGGTTATATTAAATCTTTCAAATACTCTACGGACTTACAAGGTACTAAATGGAAAGAATTTAGTGGAATAAATAGTGAACTAGCGAAATCAATGTATAGTTCTTTAATTAATTCATACTATGGGAGCATAACCATCATGTCCAATTTATTTAATGAAAAGCTAAAGGAAATGGTTATTTCCATTGAGGTAACGAATGAGTATTTTGGATTTCTCGTTGACATTAAAGAGGAATTGCTTGAGGGGATAAATTTGGATGAATTAGAAGAGAATATAATTAACTTTTTTATGAAAAATTATGAATGTCTCAAATTTAATTACGCTTTTTGTGATCATGAAGCTGAAATTGAATTTTCTCCCGATGAAATAGCCCATATGACTGATGAAGTATATTCCATACTACTTTTGCAAGTGAATAACGAGTTAGTTTTAGAAAAATCTAGCTGGAAAATAGACGGATTAACAGAAAGATAA
- a CDS encoding colicin D domain-containing protein, with translation MPAYATGVVGTRGVRLAEEQIYRISGGKVSAGVGGTGKKIAENQYQTISKGSTGAGKLYNLPEININKAKLQKKYKHAGDFGIKGNYNKVNAELFEKEIIKHVEKATNIFKSNYRGQEVYVYIKDGIGVYTGMKGEFISGWKFNQKQLEFHVENGIRIK, from the coding sequence ATGCCTGCATATGCGACAGGTGTGGTCGGAACGCGCGGAGTGAGATTAGCTGAAGAGCAAATTTATCGGATTAGCGGGGGCAAAGTGTCGGCAGGTGTGGGTGGAACTGGTAAGAAGATAGCAGAAAATCAATATCAAACAATTAGTAAAGGTAGTACAGGAGCTGGAAAGTTATATAATCTACCTGAAATAAACATTAATAAAGCAAAATTACAAAAAAAATATAAACATGCTGGTGATTTTGGAATTAAAGGAAACTATAATAAGGTAAATGCAGAGTTATTTGAAAAAGAAATAATCAAACATGTAGAAAAGGCTACGAATATTTTTAAATCTAACTATCGAGGACAAGAAGTATATGTTTATATAAAAGATGGTATCGGTGTCTATACAGGTATGAAAGGTGAATTTATTAGTGGTTGGAAATTTAACCAAAAACAATTAGAATTTCATGTTGAAAATGGAATAAGAATTAAGTAA
- a CDS encoding pre-toxin TG domain-containing protein: MPSLEQTLSTAKPIDPYLEAISNINAFLSQHNIPEFNQMIRTIQPVNRTTQVSEGITLKGFLQGTGEVIGVNDLYRAFNGKDPFTGKKLSFPEWLEAVGWTVLTVAPPSWFIRTGRAGKAAKGMLAFQNSTRIQARKKLAQVSEMSKLSLRTVKDTGKQITQKELERIRQFIDTYSPFIGNRLMPAYATGVVGTRGVRLAEEQIYRISGGKLSVGVGGTGKKASGAKDIKSYQDYRMFLIKDDIIENSKAIIPGKNLKDPKVISELTKNGSLISDWAKMESIYSYETSMGTGKIHYYRNLDTGDISYYDVKMKVPIPRDLKKRNGITDNFWIIDLDENFIPKGVR, encoded by the coding sequence ATGCCGTCCTTAGAGCAAACCCTTTCTACTGCAAAACCAATCGATCCTTATTTAGAAGCGATATCAAACATTAACGCATTTTTAAGTCAACATAACATTCCAGAATTTAATCAAATGATTCGCACCATTCAGCCTGTTAATCGAACAACACAAGTAAGCGAAGGAATAACGCTTAAGGGCTTTCTTCAAGGAACTGGGGAAGTGATTGGAGTAAACGATCTTTACCGAGCGTTTAATGGGAAAGATCCATTCACAGGGAAAAAACTTAGCTTTCCCGAATGGCTCGAGGCAGTTGGCTGGACTGTTTTAACAGTCGCACCACCTAGTTGGTTTATCAGAACCGGGAGAGCCGGAAAAGCGGCAAAAGGAATGTTAGCATTCCAAAACTCGACTCGAATTCAAGCAAGGAAAAAACTAGCGCAAGTCAGTGAAATGTCAAAACTGTCTCTCCGGACAGTGAAGGATACGGGAAAGCAAATCACCCAAAAAGAGCTAGAAAGAATTCGCCAGTTCATCGATACATATTCCCCATTCATTGGAAACCGCCTCATGCCAGCATATGCGACAGGTGTGGTCGGAACTCGCGGAGTGAGATTAGCTGAAGAGCAAATTTATCGGATTAGCGGGGGCAAATTGTCGGTAGGTGTGGGTGGAACTGGTAAGAAGGCTAGTGGAGCTAAGGATATTAAATCATATCAAGACTATAGAATGTTTTTAATTAAAGATGATATAATTGAAAACTCTAAAGCTATTATTCCTGGTAAGAACTTAAAGGATCCTAAAGTAATTTCCGAATTGACTAAAAATGGTAGCTTGATATCTGATTGGGCTAAAATGGAATCAATCTATAGCTACGAAACATCTATGGGAACTGGGAAAATTCACTATTATAGAAATTTGGACACAGGTGATATTAGCTATTATGATGTAAAAATGAAAGTACCGATTCCTAGAGATTTGAAAAAAAGAAACGGAATAACAGATAATTTTTGGATTATTGATTTAGATGAAAATTTTATTCCAAAAGGGGTTAGGTAA
- a CDS encoding DUF4176 domain-containing protein, with product MTCRIRFFNEDEVKTMLPLGSIVLLERGEEKLMIIGRKPIVENINHENVYLDYMACRYPVGMAEDEVYFFNDEDIEEVIFYRICRSGRSTASTFYKRLGTTDTVKKRTSKRRVFN from the coding sequence ATGACGTGCAGAATCCGCTTTTTTAATGAAGATGAGGTGAAAACAATGTTACCGCTTGGAAGCATCGTTCTATTAGAACGTGGAGAAGAAAAGTTAATGATTATTGGTCGGAAACCAATTGTTGAAAATATAAATCATGAAAATGTTTATTTGGATTATATGGCATGTCGCTATCCTGTCGGAATGGCAGAAGATGAAGTATATTTTTTCAATGATGAGGATATTGAAGAAGTGATATTTTACCGGATATGCCGAAGCGGAAGAAGCACAGCTTCTACATTTTATAAAAGATTGGGAACAACTGACACCGTTAAAAAAAGGACGAGTAAACGACGAGTTTTTAATTGA
- a CDS encoding GrpB family protein yields the protein MRKVEVKPYDEQWISMFETEAKKLLHIFNAEIIEIHHIGSTSVGGLKSKPIIDIMPVVKDIKQIDQFNNKMILIGYESKGENGIAGRRYFEKGGAQRTHHVHMFEIGDSQIERHLAFRDYLRIHQDVSQKYGDLKEELSKCFPDDIASYMKGKEQLVLKIERKALTWYKSVRK from the coding sequence ATGAGAAAAGTCGAGGTCAAGCCATATGATGAGCAATGGATTTCAATGTTTGAAACAGAGGCGAAAAAGTTACTTCATATTTTTAATGCTGAAATAATTGAAATTCATCACATCGGGAGTACGTCAGTAGGTGGGTTAAAGTCAAAGCCGATCATTGATATCATGCCTGTCGTTAAAGATATAAAACAGATTGATCAGTTTAACAATAAAATGATCCTGATTGGTTATGAATCAAAAGGGGAAAATGGAATAGCAGGTCGTCGATATTTTGAAAAGGGAGGAGCTCAGCGAACACATCACGTTCATATGTTTGAAATAGGTGATTCACAAATTGAACGTCATCTTGCTTTTCGTGATTATTTACGTATACATCAAGACGTTTCACAAAAGTATGGAGACTTAAAAGAGGAGTTATCTAAATGTTTCCCAGATGACATTGCCTCCTACATGAAAGGGAAGGAACAACTAGTGTTAAAGATTGAACGAAAAGCATTAACTTGGTATAAAAGTGTTAGAAAGTAG
- a CDS encoding YrzQ family protein, giving the protein MNRMLTSALAIGAGMAAYNYARKNNLISTRQMKRIRKTVSKMLY; this is encoded by the coding sequence ATGAATCGAATGTTAACCTCTGCATTGGCAATTGGTGCCGGAATGGCAGCATATAACTATGCCCGAAAAAATAACCTGATTTCGACTAGACAAATGAAAAGAATCCGAAAAACAGTATCGAAAATGTTGTATTAA
- a CDS encoding PRC-barrel domain-containing protein translates to MRTFSLLKGLPIYELSTGSKIGEVCDLSISDQGTVNGLLIKNGAFIKKTRFIHISNVHSFGHDGVMVESMSKLEPIQENVDYTFQHHRHLLGKEMLTTEGERLGLLEDVYFLEEMGTIIGYELTDGFFSDIMEGKRVVKTVNPPSIGKDAIIVNVDKE, encoded by the coding sequence TTGCGGACATTTTCGTTGCTAAAAGGCCTGCCAATTTATGAGCTATCAACCGGTTCTAAGATCGGAGAAGTATGTGATTTAAGTATTTCTGATCAAGGAACTGTCAATGGTTTGCTTATTAAAAACGGAGCATTCATCAAAAAAACACGGTTTATTCATATTTCCAATGTTCATTCTTTCGGTCATGATGGTGTAATGGTCGAAAGTATGAGTAAACTTGAGCCGATACAAGAAAATGTCGATTATACATTTCAACATCATCGTCATTTGTTAGGAAAAGAAATGTTAACGACTGAAGGAGAGCGTCTCGGTTTATTAGAGGATGTATATTTTTTGGAAGAAATGGGCACAATTATAGGGTATGAATTAACGGATGGCTTCTTTTCAGACATCATGGAAGGGAAGCGAGTGGTTAAAACCGTAAATCCACCCTCAATTGGGAAAGATGCCATCATCGTAAATGTAGATAAAGAGTGA